A region from the Candidatus Binatus sp. genome encodes:
- a CDS encoding DNA gyrase inhibitor YacG, translating to MTCPICKKPADLSSRNRFRPFCSERCQMIDLGTWASGDYKVEGSKGADNEHHDDLKKRRLLN from the coding sequence ATGACGTGTCCCATTTGCAAAAAGCCCGCCGACCTGTCGTCCCGGAATCGCTTTCGTCCGTTCTGCTCCGAGCGATGCCAGATGATCGACCTGGGCACGTGGGCTTCGGGCGATTACAAGGTGGAGGGCTCGAAGGGCGCCGACAACGAGCATCACGACGATCTGAAAAAGCGCAGGCTCCTCAATTGA
- the lpxA gene encoding acyl-ACP--UDP-N-acetylglucosamine O-acyltransferase — translation MTRDAAARIHPTSVVSGEVELAAGVEVGPLCLLDGKIRLGARTRLIGHVTILGVTELGAENVLHPGAVIGDEPQDLTYTGGARSVKIGDRNIFREYSTVHRGSERGDVTIMGDGNFMMQNAHVAHDCRIGNSTIIAGGALLAGWVELGDRALVSGNCVVHQYTRIGRLAMMRGLSRTSRDVPPFCIMDGTHTLRGINVVGLKRAGISSKSIHALRHAFAALFGTRQNLKLAIERLEKSGDLAPEVIEMVDFIRASKRGVAFGPLDSRSDSESSEDG, via the coding sequence TTGACGCGTGACGCGGCGGCGCGGATTCATCCGACTTCGGTGGTGAGCGGCGAGGTCGAGCTGGCCGCGGGCGTCGAGGTCGGTCCGTTGTGCCTGCTCGACGGAAAAATTCGCCTCGGTGCGCGCACCCGTCTGATCGGCCACGTTACGATTCTCGGCGTCACGGAACTCGGCGCCGAGAACGTGCTTCATCCGGGCGCGGTAATCGGCGACGAGCCGCAGGACCTGACTTACACCGGCGGCGCACGCTCGGTGAAAATCGGCGATCGAAACATCTTCCGCGAATATTCCACCGTCCATCGCGGCAGTGAGCGCGGCGACGTCACCATCATGGGCGACGGCAACTTCATGATGCAGAATGCGCACGTTGCGCACGATTGCCGAATCGGCAACTCGACCATCATCGCCGGCGGCGCGCTGCTCGCCGGATGGGTCGAGCTCGGCGACCGCGCGCTGGTCTCGGGCAACTGCGTCGTGCATCAGTACACTCGCATCGGACGGCTCGCGATGATGCGCGGTCTGTCGCGCACCAGCCGCGACGTGCCGCCGTTCTGCATCATGGACGGCACCCATACCCTGCGCGGGATCAATGTCGTTGGACTCAAGCGCGCGGGAATTTCGTCGAAGTCGATTCATGCGCTCCGGCACGCTTTCGCAGCGCTCTTCGGCACGCGCCAGAATCTCAAACTTGCAATCGAGAGACTCGAGAAATCCGGCGACCTTGCGCCCGAAGTAATCGAGATGGTGGATTTTATTCGCGCCTCGAAGCGCGGCGTCGCCTTCGGCCCGCTGGACTCACGCTCCGATTCCGAATCGTCCGAAGACGGCTGA
- a CDS encoding nucleoside phosphorylase has product MADVRRARRIPDGVVPPLCVLDFDGDLTDWLVQKGIARPFPSWPCFHTTMFAIEVEGVRCGIIPRTIGGPYAVLIAEQLDAAGAQLIIGLTSAGRVSPDLPLPCLVVVTGAIRDEGTSYHYLPASREIACSAPVLPLLERELIETGWTVRSGKVWTTDAPYRETKQQLQCWANEGVLAVEMQAASLFAFGVTRGVAVACVAMVSNAVDHDGRQFDTGSQEDGLRILKGCARAFRDELLSLTPDRPS; this is encoded by the coding sequence ATGGCCGATGTCCGCCGTGCCCGGCGGATTCCAGACGGCGTCGTTCCCCCGCTCTGTGTTCTTGATTTCGACGGAGATCTCACCGATTGGCTTGTTCAAAAGGGCATCGCCAGGCCGTTTCCGTCGTGGCCGTGTTTTCACACGACCATGTTTGCAATCGAAGTCGAAGGCGTGAGGTGCGGAATAATTCCGCGAACAATCGGCGGACCCTATGCGGTCTTAATTGCCGAGCAATTGGACGCGGCGGGAGCCCAACTGATTATCGGGCTGACCTCCGCCGGTCGAGTGTCTCCCGACCTGCCACTCCCGTGCTTGGTGGTTGTCACTGGCGCGATTCGTGACGAAGGAACGTCTTACCATTACCTGCCTGCAAGCAGGGAGATTGCCTGCTCCGCGCCGGTGCTGCCACTTCTTGAGCGGGAGCTTATCGAGACCGGCTGGACCGTTCGCTCCGGCAAAGTCTGGACCACCGATGCTCCATATCGGGAGACGAAACAGCAGCTTCAATGCTGGGCGAACGAAGGCGTTCTCGCGGTCGAGATGCAGGCAGCGTCTTTATTTGCTTTTGGTGTGACCCGGGGTGTCGCCGTCGCTTGCGTTGCGATGGTCAGCAACGCCGTCGATCATGACGGGCGGCAGTTCGACACCGGCTCACAGGAAGACGGGCTGCGGATTCTCAAAGGCTGCGCCCGCGCGTTCAGGGATGAACTACTCAGCCTTACGCCGGATCGTCCGTCGTGA
- a CDS encoding class I SAM-dependent methyltransferase, with translation MDMKEHWEKVYGAKAPDQVSWFRPHLETSLALIERAGGDRSASIIDVGGGASSLVDDLIASGYRNITVLDISQAALDLAKKRIGKAAQSIHWLHEDVTQANLPAHSYDIWHDRAVFHFLTQPAQRLAYVRNVVLAVKPGGHVIISTFGPEGPKQCSGLEVIRYDAQSLHQEFGRRFRLIESSKELHDTPFGTTQQFLYCYCTLEPEPIPR, from the coding sequence ATGGATATGAAGGAACATTGGGAAAAAGTTTACGGCGCCAAAGCGCCGGATCAGGTGAGCTGGTTCCGCCCCCATCTGGAGACTTCCCTTGCTCTGATTGAACGTGCGGGGGGCGATCGCTCGGCATCGATCATTGATGTAGGCGGCGGCGCATCCAGTTTGGTCGATGACCTGATTGCCAGCGGATACCGGAACATCACAGTTCTCGATATCTCACAGGCGGCTCTCGATCTCGCAAAAAAGCGCATAGGCAAAGCTGCGCAATCCATCCATTGGCTGCATGAAGACGTGACCCAAGCGAACCTTCCGGCTCATTCATATGACATCTGGCATGATCGGGCCGTTTTTCACTTCCTGACGCAGCCGGCGCAGCGACTCGCTTATGTTCGCAACGTCGTCTTGGCCGTCAAACCTGGCGGTCACGTTATAATCAGCACCTTTGGCCCCGAGGGTCCCAAGCAGTGCAGTGGCCTCGAGGTAATCCGCTACGACGCCCAATCGCTTCACCAGGAATTTGGCCGGCGATTCCGCTTGATCGAAAGCTCCAAGGAATTGCACGACACGCCGTTCGGGACCACGCAGCAATTTCTGTACTGTTATTGCACATTGGAACCAGAACCAATTCCGCGATAG
- a CDS encoding cytochrome c maturation protein CcmE: MNIRPRFFIGAGLIILAIGYLIGNAMRTTSEYYLTVSEVAARQSELGGQAIRVAGRVKPGTVNWEPNTLTLKFEIVPIPDLNADTAPIKPVVATDPVATDPVSFRVVAAGEPKPDMFAPGRDVIVEGELGAGGVITATQVMTSCASKYKPKQAQ; encoded by the coding sequence ATGAACATACGTCCACGATTTTTCATCGGCGCGGGACTGATCATCCTGGCGATCGGCTACCTTATCGGCAATGCGATGCGCACCACGTCGGAATACTACCTGACCGTTTCTGAAGTGGCCGCGCGCCAGAGCGAGCTTGGCGGGCAGGCGATCCGGGTTGCAGGCCGCGTCAAGCCCGGGACGGTCAACTGGGAGCCAAACACGCTGACCCTGAAATTCGAGATCGTGCCGATTCCCGATCTCAATGCCGACACCGCGCCGATCAAACCTGTCGTCGCGACCGATCCCGTCGCGACCGATCCCGTCTCGTTCAGGGTCGTCGCGGCCGGCGAGCCCAAGCCCGACATGTTCGCGCCCGGCCGCGACGTTATCGTGGAGGGCGAGCTCGGCGCGGGCGGCGTTATCACCGCGACGCAGGTGATGACCAGTTGCGCTTCCAAATACAAGCCCAAACAAGCACAATAG
- a CDS encoding heme lyase CcmF/NrfE family subunit, with product MPELGNLALAIALILAVYSIVANIYGVRRNAPDFVVSARHAIWSMCAMVTIAVVVLWVALLRSDFSLEYVASYSSTTLPTAYKITALWAGQQGSLLLWTWLLAIFTSVAAFQNRRRNPDTAPYALAVLAGVAIFFLLMLNFVTRPFDLLATIPAEGADLNPLLQNYWMAIHPPSLYTGYVSTSVPFAFGAAALMTGKLDDGWIRSTRRWAIFSWFFLSLGNIFGARWAYEVLGWGGYWAWDPVENAAFMPWLVMTAYLHSVMIQERKDMLKVWNLSLIGLAFGLTLFGTFITRSGVISSVHSFTESGLGPYFLSFLVAVTLAYTALLIFRSKQLRSPAEFESYLSREAAFLFNNLILVGITFAVFWGTIFPVLSEAVRGVKITVGPPFFNRVIAPLALGLVFLTGIGPLIAWRRTTADNLVRSFAAPVAIGVATGIACAAAGLRQWYVLTAFSLGAFVIGTVLVEFRRGMNARRHMMAEPRAKALVNLVAKNNRRYGGYVIHVGVIVAFVGIVGSSFFRTEVKKSVHEGDSFTIGSYRLRFLGFTEVDTSHFASATARVEVLGADGREITVMKPAKLFYIRAQQPATEVAIRSTPLSDLYVVLAGIDESGQTATLEVFLTPLVFWLWAGGLLMVLGTVIVMWPNVRERAAIATVLSRSSAATGDLADLAAPGGD from the coding sequence ATGCCGGAACTGGGTAACCTCGCACTGGCGATCGCGCTGATTCTCGCCGTCTATTCCATCGTCGCGAATATCTACGGCGTGCGCCGCAATGCGCCCGACTTCGTGGTCAGCGCGCGTCACGCGATTTGGTCGATGTGCGCGATGGTCACGATAGCGGTGGTGGTGCTGTGGGTGGCCCTGCTGCGCAGCGACTTCTCGCTGGAGTACGTCGCCTCATATTCCAGCACCACGCTCCCGACCGCTTACAAAATCACCGCGCTGTGGGCCGGGCAGCAGGGCTCGCTGCTGCTCTGGACCTGGTTGCTGGCGATCTTCACGTCGGTAGCGGCGTTCCAGAATCGCCGCCGCAATCCGGACACCGCGCCCTACGCGCTGGCGGTGCTGGCGGGCGTTGCGATTTTTTTTCTGTTGATGCTGAATTTCGTCACCCGTCCGTTCGATCTGCTTGCGACGATTCCCGCCGAAGGCGCCGACCTCAATCCGCTGCTGCAGAACTATTGGATGGCGATACATCCGCCGTCTCTCTACACCGGCTACGTCAGCACCTCGGTTCCGTTCGCCTTCGGCGCCGCCGCGCTGATGACCGGCAAACTCGACGACGGATGGATTCGCTCGACGCGCCGCTGGGCGATTTTTTCCTGGTTCTTTCTGAGTCTCGGCAACATCTTCGGCGCGCGCTGGGCCTACGAAGTTCTCGGCTGGGGCGGTTACTGGGCGTGGGACCCGGTCGAGAACGCGGCCTTCATGCCGTGGCTGGTGATGACCGCGTACCTGCATTCGGTGATGATCCAGGAACGCAAGGACATGCTGAAGGTCTGGAACCTGTCGCTGATCGGACTGGCATTCGGACTCACGCTGTTCGGCACTTTCATCACGCGCAGCGGGGTCATCTCGTCGGTGCATTCGTTCACCGAATCCGGCCTGGGTCCATACTTCCTGAGCTTCCTGGTAGCGGTGACGCTGGCCTACACCGCACTTTTGATCTTCCGCTCGAAGCAATTGCGCAGTCCCGCCGAATTTGAGTCGTACCTGTCGCGCGAGGCCGCGTTTTTGTTCAACAACCTCATCCTGGTCGGGATCACGTTCGCGGTTTTCTGGGGCACGATCTTTCCCGTGCTGTCGGAGGCGGTGCGCGGGGTGAAGATTACCGTCGGCCCGCCGTTCTTCAATCGCGTCATCGCACCGCTGGCGCTGGGGCTGGTGTTCCTGACGGGGATCGGACCGCTGATCGCGTGGCGGCGCACGACCGCTGACAATCTGGTGCGCAGTTTCGCCGCGCCGGTCGCGATTGGGGTCGCGACCGGGATCGCCTGCGCCGCGGCCGGATTGCGCCAATGGTACGTGCTTACCGCCTTCTCATTGGGCGCGTTCGTGATCGGCACCGTACTGGTCGAGTTTCGCCGCGGGATGAACGCGCGCCGCCACATGATGGCCGAGCCGCGCGCCAAAGCGCTGGTCAATCTGGTTGCCAAGAACAACCGCCGCTACGGCGGCTACGTCATCCACGTCGGCGTGATCGTCGCGTTCGTCGGAATCGTCGGCTCGTCGTTCTTCCGCACCGAAGTGAAAAAGAGCGTGCACGAGGGCGACAGCTTTACGATTGGTTCGTACCGGCTGCGCTTCCTGGGGTTCACCGAGGTCGACACGAGTCATTTCGCGAGCGCGACCGCACGCGTCGAGGTGCTGGGCGCTGACGGCCGCGAAATCACCGTGATGAAGCCGGCCAAGCTTTTCTACATACGGGCGCAGCAGCCCGCGACCGAAGTCGCAATCCGCTCGACTCCCTTAAGCGACCTCTATGTGGTACTGGCCGGAATCGACGAGAGCGGTCAGACCGCGACCTTGGAAGTGTTTTTGACGCCGCTGGTGTTCTGGCTATGGGCTGGCGGCCTGCTGATGGTGCTCGGCACCGTGATTGTGATGTGGCCCAACGTGCGCGAGCGTGCCGCAATCGCGACCGTGCTGAGCCGCTCGTCCGCCGCCACCGGCGACCTCGCCGACCTGGCCGCTCCCGGGGGCGATTGA
- a CDS encoding cytochrome c-type biogenesis protein: MRSPVAFASSPRLALIVVALLVFLSPEPGNVSREIFAAETTTTAEVAEGLTCQCGCGLTVANCNMPTCSFSVPIRAEIDAMIRKGMSRAQIIAFYRHKYGEKILSAPTAEGFNLLAWTMPFIALVLGGGLIALVVGRWRSNSPSAPSGSKPAGEPSSFDPELRRRLESELKERR, from the coding sequence GTGCGTTCGCCAGTCGCATTCGCATCGTCGCCGCGGCTCGCGTTGATCGTGGTCGCGCTGCTGGTTTTTCTTTCTCCTGAACCAGGAAACGTTTCACGGGAAATATTTGCGGCGGAAACCACAACCACCGCGGAGGTTGCCGAAGGATTGACCTGTCAATGCGGATGCGGTCTCACCGTCGCCAACTGCAATATGCCGACCTGCAGCTTTTCAGTGCCGATCCGCGCCGAGATAGACGCCATGATCCGCAAAGGGATGAGCCGTGCGCAGATAATCGCCTTCTATCGCCACAAGTACGGCGAGAAAATTCTGTCCGCGCCGACCGCTGAGGGCTTCAATCTGCTCGCCTGGACGATGCCTTTTATCGCGCTGGTACTCGGCGGCGGCTTGATTGCGCTCGTGGTCGGGCGATGGCGCTCCAATTCGCCGTCTGCGCCGTCGGGCTCGAAACCGGCCGGGGAGCCGTCGTCATTCGATCCCGAACTCAGGCGCAGACTCGAAAGCGAACTCAAGGAGCGCAGATAA
- the ccmI gene encoding c-type cytochrome biogenesis protein CcmI, producing the protein MFILAAALIVAGVALFVAAPLGIGLVGARAKSPGQLQAERDEHERGLAVQGLRELEFDREMGKLSDADYESMHQALEERALTAMAAVEKFRLQTGRAANPKKLSSAPVTQAPRRPVTPVAHPEPPPPQSSPSPGRKIRFCAQCGARAEDDSKFCAQCGLAIKPIGGAAAWTE; encoded by the coding sequence ATGTTCATTCTTGCCGCCGCGCTAATTGTCGCCGGAGTCGCACTGTTCGTGGCGGCTCCGCTCGGCATCGGGCTCGTCGGAGCGCGCGCCAAATCGCCGGGCCAACTTCAAGCGGAGCGCGACGAGCATGAACGCGGGCTGGCGGTGCAGGGTCTTCGCGAACTCGAGTTCGATCGCGAGATGGGCAAGCTGTCCGACGCGGACTACGAATCGATGCACCAGGCGCTCGAGGAGCGGGCGCTGACCGCGATGGCCGCGGTCGAAAAGTTCCGCCTGCAGACCGGCAGGGCCGCAAACCCGAAGAAGCTTTCCTCCGCACCTGTGACGCAGGCGCCACGCCGACCGGTGACGCCCGTCGCGCACCCCGAACCGCCGCCGCCGCAATCCTCGCCGTCGCCGGGGCGCAAGATTCGCTTCTGTGCGCAATGCGGAGCACGCGCCGAGGACGACTCGAAGTTCTGCGCGCAGTGCGGCCTTGCGATCAAGCCGATCGGCGGCGCGGCCGCCTGGACGGAGTGA
- the ccmA gene encoding heme ABC exporter ATP-binding protein CcmA gives MSAPVVETRSLAKTYGLAPVLREVQLRLLAGTGAFIVGGNGAGKSTLLRILAGLEAPSGGHALVFGQDTRRLAARYRRRIGLMAHQSFLYPNLTARENLEFYAELYSLADPRESAGQWLGRVGLADAADTRVRAFSRGMEQRLSAARAMLAEPALLLLDEPFASLDHDGAEIVAALIRGAVERGACVLATTHGIPEIDGVELAVFEISRGRLMQHAHKEEVRRGGRIRSLLGR, from the coding sequence ATGTCGGCGCCCGTCGTCGAGACTCGCAGCCTGGCAAAGACTTACGGCCTGGCGCCGGTCCTGCGCGAAGTGCAATTGCGGCTGCTGGCGGGCACGGGCGCGTTTATAGTTGGCGGCAACGGCGCCGGGAAATCCACCCTGCTGCGAATCCTGGCCGGACTCGAAGCACCGAGCGGCGGCCACGCGCTGGTCTTCGGGCAGGACACGCGCAGGCTCGCGGCGCGCTATCGGCGCCGAATCGGCCTGATGGCGCATCAGAGTTTCCTCTACCCGAATCTGACCGCGCGGGAGAATCTCGAATTTTACGCTGAACTGTATTCGCTGGCCGACCCGCGCGAGTCCGCCGGCCAATGGCTCGGCCGGGTCGGACTGGCCGACGCTGCCGATACCCGCGTGCGTGCGTTCTCGCGCGGGATGGAGCAGCGCCTGTCGGCGGCGCGTGCGATGCTTGCCGAGCCGGCGCTGCTGCTGCTCGACGAGCCGTTTGCGTCGCTCGACCATGACGGCGCCGAAATCGTCGCGGCGCTGATTCGCGGCGCGGTCGAACGCGGCGCCTGCGTGCTGGCAACTACCCATGGAATCCCCGAAATAGACGGCGTCGAGCTGGCGGTGTTCGAAATCTCGCGCGGCCGCCTGATGCAGCATGCGCATAAGGAGGAGGTCCGGCGCGGCGGGCGAATCCGCTCGCTGCTGGGCAGATAG
- a CDS encoding heme exporter protein CcmB: MSGFAAVLRKDLRLELRSGESTLALLALSMLVLVVLVFALGAARVRSVDAAAGALWVAMVFAGMLGANRALLAERDNGAIRGLLLSPLDPATLYAAKLAAALIFMAVAEVGAVILMVLFFNLDFDASIARLAPILVLGAIGFSALATLLSAITGRTRGGDMLLPILAVPIFVPALIAGVKASAGALAGAPLESMGDWLKIMIAFDVLFVTAGYLLFEHVVGGD; encoded by the coding sequence GTGTCGGGATTTGCCGCCGTCCTGCGCAAGGACCTGCGCCTCGAACTGCGCAGCGGCGAGAGCACGCTGGCGCTGCTCGCGCTGTCGATGCTGGTGCTGGTGGTGCTGGTGTTCGCGCTGGGCGCGGCGCGGGTGCGCAGCGTCGATGCGGCGGCGGGCGCGCTGTGGGTCGCGATGGTGTTCGCGGGGATGCTGGGCGCCAATCGCGCGCTGCTGGCCGAGCGCGACAACGGCGCGATTCGCGGCCTGCTGCTCAGCCCGCTCGATCCCGCCACGCTCTACGCGGCGAAACTCGCGGCCGCGTTGATCTTCATGGCGGTGGCCGAGGTTGGCGCGGTCATCCTGATGGTGTTGTTCTTCAATCTCGACTTCGACGCATCGATCGCGCGGCTGGCGCCGATTCTGGTGCTGGGCGCGATCGGATTTTCGGCGCTGGCGACGCTGCTCTCCGCAATCACGGGGCGCACTCGCGGCGGCGATATGCTATTGCCGATTCTTGCGGTGCCGATTTTCGTGCCGGCGCTGATTGCGGGCGTCAAGGCGAGTGCGGGTGCGCTGGCGGGCGCGCCGCTCGAGTCGATGGGCGACTGGCTGAAGATCATGATCGCGTTCGACGTGCTGTTCGTCACCGCCGGTTACCTGCTGTTCGAGCATGTGGTAGGCGGGGACTGA
- a CDS encoding cytochrome c biogenesis protein: MNNPTIRNWLGFSTLALMLASLFMVFDYVPPDAEMGIAQLIFYFHVPLAWVAFASFGLVAIAGIFYLWLGDQLWDDLGYAAAETGMIFCTLMIVTGSIWAKPIWGTWWTWDSRLTMTFILWLMYGGYLMLRASADDTPQVARFAAVIGIVAALDVPIVIASVRLWRTIHPAVLVTKQGGHGLEDPRMIWTLLVSLTAFTVLWAWILMLRFTQLRTRSRMGRLAGGIALAAAAASDPR, encoded by the coding sequence ATGAACAACCCCACGATTCGCAACTGGCTCGGATTCTCGACGCTGGCGCTGATGCTGGCGTCGCTGTTCATGGTCTTCGACTACGTTCCACCCGATGCCGAGATGGGAATCGCGCAGTTGATCTTTTATTTTCACGTCCCGCTTGCATGGGTCGCGTTCGCGTCGTTCGGGCTGGTCGCGATAGCGGGGATATTTTACCTGTGGCTCGGCGATCAGCTGTGGGACGATCTGGGCTACGCCGCCGCCGAAACCGGGATGATCTTCTGCACGCTGATGATTGTCACGGGGTCGATTTGGGCCAAGCCGATTTGGGGCACGTGGTGGACGTGGGACTCGCGGCTGACGATGACTTTTATCCTGTGGCTGATGTACGGCGGCTACCTGATGCTGCGCGCCAGCGCCGATGACACGCCGCAGGTAGCCCGCTTCGCGGCGGTGATCGGAATCGTCGCCGCGCTGGACGTGCCGATCGTTATCGCTTCGGTGCGGCTGTGGCGCACGATCCATCCCGCGGTGCTGGTTACCAAGCAGGGCGGCCATGGGTTGGAGGATCCGCGGATGATCTGGACGCTGCTGGTGTCGCTGACGGCATTTACGGTGTTGTGGGCGTGGATCCTGATGCTGCGATTCACGCAGTTGCGGACGCGAAGCAGGATGGGCAGGCTGGCCGGCGGGATCGCGCTGGCGGCCGCGGCGGCATCCGACCCGAGGTAA
- a CDS encoding CcmD family protein has protein sequence MEHFGYLFAAYSIIFVVIFLYVMFIWRRQAALDAELRTLEARMAALTEHSAAGGPPEPRSDA, from the coding sequence ATGGAACATTTCGGATACCTGTTCGCCGCGTATAGCATCATTTTCGTTGTGATTTTCCTCTACGTAATGTTCATCTGGCGCCGCCAGGCGGCGCTCGACGCGGAACTTCGCACGCTGGAGGCGCGGATGGCGGCGCTGACGGAGCACTCGGCGGCCGGTGGTCCGCCGGAGCCGCGATCCGATGCTTGA
- a CDS encoding J domain-containing protein produces MEFRDYYKTLGVERKASEAEIKSAFRKLARKFHPDVNPNNKDAEAKFKQLNEAYQVIGDADKRKKYDELGADWEHGVSQEEMMRRYARQQSAAGAGADFGGGDFSDFFSQFFGGGGASGFGRGAGGRSRGGSSRGFSGFDFGASGAGAEPARAPDLRAEVRIQLADAVKGAKRRLDLVAEDECATCRGSGMIAREEKQGKARVIRSAEPCPTCGGVGVVQARRTLEVTIPAGVADGTQLRLKGQGGRAPRPDQNGDLFLTVRIEPNPVFALAGRDLRVSLPVWDYEAALGAEITAPTVEGRVSLKILPGSQAGRVMRLRGRGLPARGKEPAGDLLYELKVLAPTDLSAKERALMQDLADSLKARGIADPRAELMASK; encoded by the coding sequence ATGGAATTTCGCGACTACTACAAAACTCTCGGGGTCGAGCGGAAAGCCAGCGAGGCGGAAATCAAGAGTGCCTTCCGCAAGCTCGCCCGCAAATTCCATCCCGACGTAAATCCCAACAACAAGGATGCCGAGGCCAAATTCAAGCAACTGAACGAGGCCTACCAGGTCATCGGCGACGCCGACAAGCGCAAGAAGTACGACGAACTCGGCGCCGATTGGGAGCACGGCGTATCGCAGGAAGAGATGATGCGCCGCTACGCGCGGCAGCAATCGGCGGCCGGCGCGGGCGCGGATTTCGGCGGCGGCGATTTCAGCGATTTCTTTTCGCAATTCTTCGGCGGCGGCGGAGCAAGCGGCTTCGGACGCGGCGCCGGCGGACGCAGCCGCGGCGGCTCGTCACGCGGATTTTCGGGCTTCGATTTCGGCGCCAGCGGCGCGGGCGCCGAGCCGGCGCGCGCGCCCGATCTTCGCGCCGAAGTCAGAATCCAGCTGGCCGATGCGGTCAAGGGCGCGAAGCGGCGGCTGGATCTCGTCGCCGAGGACGAATGCGCCACCTGCCGCGGCAGCGGGATGATCGCGCGCGAGGAAAAGCAGGGCAAGGCGCGCGTGATTCGCTCCGCCGAGCCTTGTCCGACCTGCGGCGGGGTTGGCGTGGTGCAGGCGCGGCGCACGCTCGAAGTCACAATCCCGGCGGGGGTGGCGGACGGCACGCAGTTGCGCTTGAAGGGGCAGGGCGGCCGCGCACCGCGTCCCGATCAGAATGGCGATCTCTTCCTGACGGTCAGAATCGAGCCGAACCCGGTGTTCGCGCTTGCGGGGCGCGACCTGCGTGTCAGTTTGCCGGTGTGGGACTACGAAGCGGCGCTCGGCGCCGAAATCACCGCGCCGACGGTTGAAGGGCGCGTGTCGCTCAAGATTCTTCCCGGAAGCCAGGCCGGACGGGTGATGCGGTTGCGCGGGCGGGGACTGCCGGCGCGCGGCAAGGAGCCTGCGGGAGACCTGCTCTACGAGCTGAAGGTGCTCGCGCCGACCGACTTGAGCGCCAAGGAGCGCGCGCTCATGCAGGATTTGGCCGACAGTCTCAAGGCGCGCGGGATTGCCGATCCGCGGGCGGAACTGATGGCGTCGAAGTGA
- a CDS encoding chaperone modulator CbpM encodes MARRSSTTSPTSTHRRADRGKVVLMSRSVFCSIGGISERELASWEREDLIAPVRVERVRGRLDALYDREALRRVRVIRTLGEELEVNIPGIGVILHLLDQMGR; translated from the coding sequence ATGGCGCGGCGATCTTCAACCACCAGCCCGACTTCGACCCATCGACGCGCCGATCGCGGCAAAGTGGTCCTGATGAGCAGGAGCGTGTTCTGCTCGATCGGCGGAATCAGCGAGCGCGAGTTGGCGTCGTGGGAGCGCGAGGATCTGATCGCGCCGGTTCGAGTGGAGCGGGTGCGCGGACGGCTCGACGCGCTCTACGATCGCGAGGCGTTGCGGCGGGTCCGGGTAATTCGCACGCTCGGCGAGGAACTCGAGGTGAATATCCCGGGGATCGGCGTGATCCTGCATTTGCTGGATCAGATGGGGCGGTAG
- a CDS encoding O-methyltransferase, whose translation MAQPSRFIALTPKLHEYLVAHGHNGDPIRAELAAETAKLGQISTMQIGPEQGTFMAILAGAIGARSAVEVGTFTGYSALCVARALPADGRLLCCDVNEQWTGIARRYWERAGVANRITLKLGPAADTLNAIPVSHAFDFAFIDADKSSYPIYYDEILKRLRPGGLILIDNVLWKGAVVDEAIKDADTRAIRALNDSIAHDTRVEAVMLGVGDGLTIVRKK comes from the coding sequence ATGGCGCAACCCTCGCGCTTTATCGCGCTCACTCCCAAACTCCACGAATACCTGGTTGCGCACGGGCACAACGGCGATCCGATCCGCGCCGAATTGGCCGCCGAGACCGCAAAATTGGGGCAGATTAGCACCATGCAGATTGGCCCCGAGCAAGGCACATTCATGGCAATCCTCGCCGGCGCGATCGGCGCGCGCTCCGCAGTCGAGGTCGGCACCTTCACCGGCTACAGCGCACTCTGCGTGGCTCGCGCATTGCCCGCCGACGGCCGGCTTCTGTGTTGCGACGTGAACGAGCAGTGGACCGGCATCGCGCGCCGCTATTGGGAACGGGCGGGCGTCGCGAACCGGATAACACTCAAGCTGGGGCCCGCGGCCGACACGCTCAACGCGATCCCGGTTTCGCATGCCTTCGACTTCGCATTTATCGACGCCGACAAGTCGAGCTACCCAATCTATTACGACGAAATTCTCAAGCGCCTGCGTCCGGGCGGACTCATCCTGATCGACAACGTGCTGTGGAAAGGCGCAGTCGTCGATGAAGCGATAAAGGACGCGGACACGCGGGCGATTCGCGCACTCAACGATTCCATCGCGCACGACACGCGCGTCGAGGCCGTGATGCTGGGCGTCGGCGACGGCCTCACCATCGTTCGCAAGAAGTAA